The following coding sequences are from one Arachis hypogaea cultivar Tifrunner chromosome 7, arahy.Tifrunner.gnm2.J5K5, whole genome shotgun sequence window:
- the LOC112703907 gene encoding uncharacterized protein: MLLSSQLFADKNANRVHLRWLPYLASLDDLGRYSWGSAALAWLYRCLCRGTNRNVVNLAGPLQLLQSWIFWRFPTLRPTGFDRFGFPLASRWAEFVPRNDAGAQRLVSARLALDRLRVHDFVWEPYSSADVAAVIYPEILADEHRRLWTAVTSLIYFAAIKWHQVDRVLPQFGGVQHLPDVALNIDWLHAKDGRGGDRWFPTYYQEWHQLWENRHQSIIWIDRVLDPGPSADYLEWWCRVARRFLSPDVAFQDPRPIVLTEEARHRGSSQAPPRVHVYDRPDNRRVDRRRRIGTRTTDREWREFADRLEQDVPGAEAGDPVDYRVPRRRGRRSPARPDRRGGPDGGPSEQGGGTGHVAAEDVVGSASAMDQPTFDVGSSSQLFGNVSPYGFAEFTTAAVGVDIADPVTESEFYRDIADMLRDDDQTHYRPQMPEEHAQFGAQQPGSDDVQAQLAVDLNEPAVSPSDPWFALGGTPASAFSVAPAHPTAPAADHRPRRVRRPPLCGTGGHLLGQFDDDDSDTIEDSD, translated from the exons ATGCTGTTGTCGTCTCAGCTGTTTGCAGACAAGAATGCAAACAGGGTACACCTTCGCTGGTTGCCTTATTTGGCATCATTGGATGACTTGGGCAGATATAGCTGGGGCTCCGCTGCACTAGCCTGGTTGTATAGGTGTCTTTGTCGTGGTACAAACAGAAACGTCGTTAACTTGGCTGGGCCGCTACAGCTACTACAgtcttggattttctggaggtttCCCACTCTGAGGCCCACTGGTtttgaccggttcggttttccGCTTGCTTCTAG GTGGGCCGAGTTTGTTCCGAGGAACGATGCAGGGGCACAGAGATTAGTTTCCGCACGCCTTGCACTTGATCGTTTGCGTGTCCACGAT TTTGTGTGGGAGCCTTATTCTTCTGCTGATGTTGCTGCTGTTATTTATCCGGAGATACTAGCTGATGAGCACCGACGGCTATGGACGGCCGTCACTAGCCTGATATATTTTGCTGCGATCAAGTGGCATCAGGTGGATAGGGTTCTACCCCAGTTCGGCGGTGTTCAGCATCTCCCAGATGTAGCTCTGAACATAGATTGGCTACATGCGAAGGATGGTAGGGGTGGGGACCGGTGGTTTCCTACATATTATCAGGAGTGGCACCAGCTTTGGGAGAACCGGCATCAGTCAATCATATGGATCGATCGAGTCCTCGACCCTGGTCCATCAGCAGATTACCTAGAGTGGTGGTGCCGTGTGGCGCGCAGGTTCCTATCCCCAGATGTAGCATTTCAGGATCCGAGGCCGATTGTGTTGACTGAGGAGGCGCGTCACAGAGGGTCGTCCCAGGCACCTCCTAGAGTGCATGTTTATGACAGACCAGATAACAGACGAGTCGATAGGCGTCGCCGTATTGGGACCCGGACCACCGATCGCGAGTGGAGGGAGTTTGCCGACCGATTGGAGCAGGATGTTCCTGGAGCTGAGGCTGGGGATCCAGTGGACTACCGTGTTCCTCGACGTAGAGGCAGACGGTCACCTGCGCGGCCTGACCGTCGAGGTGGGCCTGATGGAGGACCATCCGAGCAGGGGGGCGGCACTGGTCACGTGGCCGCTGAGGATGTAGTTGGATCAGCATCAGCCATGGATCAGCCGACGTTCGACGTGGGTTCTAGCTCACAGCTGTTTGGGAACGTGAGCCCATATGGTTTTGCCGAGTTTACGACCGCGGCTGTTGGGGTGGACATTGCTGATCCTGTTACTGAGTCCGAGTTTTACAGAGACATAGCTGACATGCTTAGGGATGATGATCAGACCCATTATAGGCCACAGATGCCTGAGGAGCATGCCCAGTTTGGTGCTCAGCAGCCAGGCAGTGACGATGTTCAGGCTCAGTTGGCAGTTGACCTGAACGAGCCAGCAGTTTCGCCGTCCGACCCATGGTTTGCTTTAGGAGGGACACCTGCCTCCGCTTTCAGCGTGGCTCCCGCACACCCCACAGCACCAGCGGCAGATCACAGACCTAGGCGGGTTAGACGTCCTCCTTTGTGTGGCACCGGAGGGCACTTGCTTGGCCAGTTCGACGATGATGACAGTGACACCATTGAGGATTCTGATTAG